Proteins encoded together in one Acidobacteriota bacterium window:
- a CDS encoding DUF1778 domain-containing protein, with the protein MATVTARTRVINLRTDEARRTLIDRAAEALGKDRTEFMLDAATREAQSVLLDRRLFHLDEATFRRFAKALDAPPADNPRLRKLLAKRAPWER; encoded by the coding sequence ATGGCAACCGTGACAGCACGAACTAGGGTCATCAATTTGCGCACCGACGAAGCGCGTCGCACGCTGATCGATCGGGCCGCTGAGGCGCTGGGGAAAGACCGGACAGAGTTCATGCTGGACGCCGCCACCCGTGAGGCCCAGTCCGTTCTTCTGGATCGCCGGCTGTTCCATCTGGACGAGGCGACATTCCGACGGTTTGCCAAGGCGCTCGATGCTCCGCCGGCTGATAACCCGCGTCTGCGCAAGCTGCTCGCCAAGCGCGCGCCTTGGGAGCGATGA
- a CDS encoding GNAT family N-acetyltransferase encodes MSGPISAPQHLTSEHDVSAFDCASPELNDWLKRRALQNESSRASRTFVVIGDGRVVGYYALTTGAVAHAEATGKVRRNMPEPIPVMVLVRLAVDRAHQGSGLGSALLRDALLRTLTVAETVGIRAILLHAISEEAKRFYLHHGFAESPVDPMTMMITVADVEKALGIARAQGQ; translated from the coding sequence ATGAGCGGTCCGATCAGTGCTCCGCAGCATCTCACCAGCGAGCACGACGTTTCGGCGTTCGACTGCGCCTCCCCTGAACTGAACGACTGGCTGAAACGTCGAGCATTGCAGAATGAGAGTAGCCGTGCTTCGCGGACCTTCGTGGTCATCGGCGACGGACGTGTCGTCGGCTACTACGCATTGACCACCGGCGCCGTCGCTCACGCCGAAGCGACTGGCAAGGTGCGGCGCAACATGCCGGAGCCGATCCCGGTCATGGTCCTCGTTCGGCTGGCCGTCGATCGGGCGCATCAAGGGAGTGGCCTCGGTTCCGCACTTCTCCGGGATGCACTCCTGCGAACGCTCACCGTGGCCGAAACCGTGGGCATCCGCGCGATCCTGCTCCACGCCATTTCTGAGGAGGCGAAACGCTTCTACCTTCACCACGGCTTTGCGGAGTCTCCGGTCGATCCCATGACGATGATGATCACCGTGGCGGATGTCGAGAAGGCCCTGGGGATCGCCCGGGCGCAGGGTCAATGA
- a CDS encoding methyltransferase has product MTTFSHGSKERLTAHDLGRFPGETLFDGIGRAVCHAGCLPRKELYEAWEVARRARRLFRGGRVVDLGAGHALLGQILLLLDDTSPNVVAVDTHLPSSCAKLHEALVHSWPRLAGRVAFEMQPLDAIELHRDDLVVSSHACGALTDVVLARAVAARARVAVLPCCHDLAANDTGALSGWLDGPLAIDVMRAVRMEREGYRVWTQTIPADVTPKNRLMLASPSTH; this is encoded by the coding sequence GTGACGACGTTCTCCCATGGATCGAAGGAGCGGCTGACCGCGCACGACCTGGGACGGTTTCCCGGCGAGACGCTGTTCGACGGCATTGGCCGCGCGGTGTGTCACGCCGGCTGTCTCCCTCGAAAGGAACTCTATGAAGCGTGGGAGGTCGCCCGCCGCGCCCGCCGCCTGTTCCGCGGCGGACGGGTCGTCGACCTTGGCGCCGGACACGCCCTGCTCGGACAGATCCTGCTGCTTCTCGACGACACCTCCCCCAACGTCGTCGCCGTGGACACCCACCTGCCGTCGTCATGCGCAAAGCTGCACGAGGCGCTGGTCCACTCGTGGCCACGACTGGCGGGACGCGTCGCGTTCGAGATGCAGCCGCTCGACGCGATCGAGCTGCATCGGGACGATCTGGTGGTGTCGAGTCATGCCTGTGGCGCGTTGACCGACGTGGTGCTCGCGCGCGCGGTGGCCGCCCGGGCCCGCGTCGCGGTGTTGCCGTGCTGTCACGACCTGGCGGCCAACGACACCGGGGCACTGTCGGGCTGGCTCGACGGACCGCTGGCCATCGACGTCATGCGCGCGGTCCGAATGGAACGGGAGGGCTACCGCGTCTGGACGCAAACCATCCCCGCCGATGTGACACCGAAAAACAGGCTGATGCTCGCCTCGCCCTCGACACATTAG
- a CDS encoding thioredoxin family protein — protein sequence MIASLRGWSARHERFLWAGLIVAVVVIQWPMLKGLYYRSAAAPPPPTSIQWRTDLPSALLEAQRTDKAVLVDFTADWCPPCIVMKHDVWPDDAVEDAVTRSYIPVLIDVDTDTTVSERYGVRGIPTVLVLDATGNVVRRGDFLNASGMVKFLTRAR from the coding sequence GTGATCGCAAGTCTTCGCGGATGGAGCGCGCGGCACGAACGATTCCTGTGGGCCGGCCTCATCGTGGCCGTCGTGGTGATCCAGTGGCCGATGCTGAAGGGCCTCTACTACCGATCGGCGGCAGCGCCGCCGCCGCCGACGTCGATCCAGTGGCGGACCGACCTGCCGTCTGCGCTTCTCGAAGCACAGCGCACAGACAAGGCGGTGCTGGTGGACTTCACCGCCGATTGGTGCCCGCCCTGCATCGTCATGAAGCACGACGTCTGGCCGGATGACGCGGTGGAAGACGCCGTGACCCGGTCCTACATCCCGGTGCTTATCGATGTCGACACCGACACGACGGTGAGCGAGCGTTACGGTGTCCGGGGCATTCCAACGGTTCTCGTGCTCGACGCCACTGGGAACGTGGTCCGCCGTGGCGATTTTCTGAACGCGTCCGGCATGGTGAAGTTTCTGACGCGCGCCCGCTGA
- a CDS encoding helix-turn-helix transcriptional regulator yields MARKDYIVGSGNVFEDLGHPRPAEALAKAELARKIAEAIDKRRLTQAAAAELLNLDQPKVSALVRGRLAGFSLDRLVRLLVLLGSDVEIVVKPRARTAGRARVLVA; encoded by the coding sequence ATGGCGCGGAAAGACTACATCGTCGGGAGCGGCAACGTGTTCGAGGATCTCGGGCACCCGCGTCCGGCGGAGGCGCTCGCAAAGGCGGAACTCGCCCGCAAGATTGCCGAGGCGATCGATAAGCGCCGGCTGACGCAGGCCGCGGCAGCTGAATTGCTGAACCTCGATCAGCCGAAGGTGTCGGCGTTGGTCCGAGGCCGTCTGGCCGGGTTCTCGCTCGATCGGCTCGTTCGGTTGCTCGTCCTGCTGGGTAGCGACGTCGAGATCGTCGTCAAGCCGCGCGCTCGGACCGCAGGCCGGGCGCGGGTGCTGGTCGCCTAA
- a CDS encoding CBS domain-containing protein encodes MSNHAKDLMTADPQCCTAETPLNEVAKLMVECDCGEIPVVDDAKKLVGVVTDRDIVCRVVAKGQNPSAMTAQDAMSHPVISVTEDATLEDVLAKMEEHQVRRLPVVDASGSCCGIISQADVAMVADESETGEMVREVSRDVVAN; translated from the coding sequence ATGTCGAACCATGCCAAAGATCTGATGACCGCCGATCCGCAGTGCTGCACCGCGGAAACACCCCTGAACGAAGTTGCCAAGCTGATGGTCGAATGCGACTGCGGTGAAATCCCTGTCGTGGACGATGCGAAGAAGCTCGTCGGTGTCGTCACCGACCGCGACATCGTCTGCCGCGTGGTCGCCAAGGGCCAGAACCCCTCGGCCATGACCGCGCAGGACGCCATGTCACACCCGGTGATCTCGGTCACCGAAGACGCCACGCTCGAAGACGTGCTGGCGAAGATGGAAGAACACCAGGTGCGCCGCCTGCCCGTGGTTGACGCCAGCGGCAGCTGCTGCGGCATCATCTCGCAGGCCGACGTGGCCATGGTCGCGGACGAGAGCGAGACCGGCGAGATGGTTCGCGAAGTCTCGCGCGACGTGGTCGCGAACTAA
- a CDS encoding TonB-dependent receptor, translating to MTNRRRRLADAGVLWVWLLWGHALLPGFKLDAQALQGTLAGTVRDSSGAALPGVGVTIESQPAGTLRNAITDAAGRYEIGALPAGDYRLEAMLAGFGSREALVTITTGETRALDLTLDVATFTETVTVTVTRTEQDRSTVPNAVSVIEGDVIQAFQRRASPAEAFAGIPGFYVENRRNYSLSGGVRFAIRAPMPRFGMRGVQIIQDGVPMTMADGTTEPTNIDLGSLGRVEVLRGPSSVLYGNSAGGVIALQTEFPPAGRIAVQPDVQWGSYGYQQQQVKVAGATPKASYLVNASRMESDGFRLHSVAEVRRANVVVRVAPSSATEIRGVFNLYDLPFGESASTVTLADARNNPQSVRPQAFTQGWGESTTQQQAGLTLQHQISDGHVLRATAWGVWRDVWNPIPAAIVTVDRRAAGIRSEYAGAATAWSLPVTWTTGFDISMQHDERAEYGNNGVPPGGGMAQEGALRLAQLEEVRSVSPFVHLTARLGERWNLVGGARYDRFRFRATDRFLTNGDQSGERTLDAVSPMVGVTFVPSRWLNLYSNLATAYQTPTTVELSNRPTDEGGFNPDLGPEDLRSFEMGARGTIEPWRLRFEVAGYFSTLDNAIVRFQRPDEQAYFRNAGEVTRNGLEVLFEWAPTERLKGRFAYTLQDFHYGGFVAPEGNFTDKTEPGAPPHQVVLGATYEAPFGLFTAAQYRFVDAYPVNSANTIDNWSYRVVDVRLGLDRRWLGMRFRPFVSLDNIFNERYNSSAIVNSIGNRFFEPSPGREFAVGLTLGIDRF from the coding sequence ATGACGAACCGTAGGCGTCGGTTGGCCGACGCGGGCGTACTATGGGTGTGGCTGCTTTGGGGCCACGCGTTGCTGCCCGGGTTCAAGCTGGACGCGCAGGCCCTGCAGGGGACACTCGCCGGCACCGTACGGGACTCCAGTGGGGCAGCGCTTCCCGGGGTCGGCGTGACGATCGAGTCGCAGCCAGCCGGCACGCTCCGAAATGCGATCACCGATGCGGCGGGCCGATACGAAATCGGGGCGCTGCCTGCCGGTGACTATCGGCTCGAGGCGATGCTGGCCGGATTCGGCAGCCGCGAGGCGCTGGTTACGATCACCACTGGTGAGACACGCGCCCTCGACCTCACTCTCGACGTCGCGACGTTCACCGAAACCGTCACCGTGACCGTCACTCGCACCGAGCAGGACCGGTCGACGGTGCCCAATGCGGTCTCGGTGATCGAAGGCGATGTGATTCAGGCGTTCCAGCGCCGTGCCTCTCCCGCTGAGGCGTTTGCCGGCATTCCCGGCTTCTATGTCGAAAACCGCCGCAACTACAGCCTGTCGGGCGGCGTCCGCTTTGCGATTCGCGCGCCGATGCCACGCTTCGGGATGCGCGGCGTGCAAATCATCCAGGACGGCGTGCCGATGACCATGGCCGATGGCACGACGGAGCCGACCAACATCGATCTCGGATCGCTGGGACGAGTGGAAGTGCTCCGCGGGCCGAGCTCGGTCTTGTACGGCAACTCCGCAGGCGGCGTCATTGCCCTGCAGACCGAGTTCCCGCCCGCCGGACGCATTGCCGTTCAGCCCGACGTGCAGTGGGGCAGCTATGGGTATCAGCAGCAGCAGGTGAAGGTGGCCGGCGCGACGCCGAAGGCAAGCTACCTCGTCAACGCGAGCCGGATGGAATCCGACGGGTTCCGCCTGCACAGCGTCGCTGAAGTTCGGCGCGCCAACGTGGTAGTGCGGGTCGCGCCCTCGAGCGCGACCGAGATTCGAGGCGTCTTCAACCTTTACGATCTGCCGTTCGGCGAAAGCGCCAGTACCGTCACGCTGGCCGATGCCCGGAACAACCCACAGAGCGTTCGGCCGCAAGCGTTCACGCAGGGTTGGGGCGAGTCCACCACGCAACAGCAGGCCGGCTTGACGTTGCAGCATCAGATCTCGGACGGTCACGTCTTGCGCGCCACGGCCTGGGGGGTGTGGCGGGATGTCTGGAATCCAATCCCGGCTGCCATCGTCACCGTGGATCGCCGCGCCGCCGGTATCCGCTCCGAGTATGCCGGGGCGGCGACCGCGTGGTCGCTGCCGGTCACGTGGACGACGGGGTTCGACATCTCGATGCAGCACGACGAGCGCGCGGAGTACGGGAACAACGGCGTCCCTCCGGGTGGCGGAATGGCGCAGGAGGGGGCCTTGCGTCTGGCCCAGCTCGAGGAGGTGCGGTCCGTCAGCCCATTCGTGCACCTCACCGCGCGGCTGGGCGAGCGGTGGAACCTGGTCGGCGGCGCCAGGTACGACCGCTTCCGCTTCCGCGCCACCGATCGATTCCTGACCAACGGCGACCAGTCCGGCGAACGCACCCTCGACGCCGTGAGCCCGATGGTGGGCGTGACCTTCGTGCCATCACGGTGGCTGAACCTGTACTCGAACCTCGCTACCGCGTATCAAACCCCCACCACCGTGGAACTCTCGAACCGGCCGACGGACGAAGGGGGATTCAACCCGGACCTCGGCCCTGAGGACCTGCGGAGCTTCGAGATGGGCGCACGAGGCACCATCGAGCCGTGGCGGCTCCGCTTCGAGGTGGCCGGCTATTTCTCGACGCTCGACAACGCCATCGTCCGTTTTCAGCGCCCGGATGAACAGGCGTACTTCAGGAACGCCGGCGAGGTGACGCGCAACGGCCTCGAGGTGCTCTTCGAGTGGGCGCCGACCGAGAGGTTGAAGGGGCGATTCGCCTATACGCTGCAGGACTTCCATTACGGCGGCTTTGTCGCACCCGAAGGCAACTTCACCGACAAGACCGAGCCTGGTGCTCCGCCGCACCAGGTGGTGCTGGGGGCTACCTACGAGGCGCCGTTCGGGCTGTTCACCGCCGCGCAGTACCGGTTCGTCGATGCGTACCCGGTGAACAGCGCGAACACCATCGACAACTGGTCATATCGAGTGGTCGACGTGCGGCTGGGGCTCGACCGCCGCTGGCTGGGGATGCGCTTCCGCCCGTTCGTCAGCCTCGACAATATCTTCAACGAGCGCTACAACTCGTCGGCCATCGTCAACTCGATCGGCAATCGATTTTTCGAGCCATCGCCCGGCCGGGAGTTCGCGGTTGGCCTGACCCTTGGCATCGATCGGTTCTGA
- a CDS encoding winged helix-turn-helix domain-containing protein: MGKPSESLYQFGPFCLDGLRRTLSRNGERVPMTARTFDVLLALVERPGQTVEKDELLRIVWPDAVVEEANLTQQVFTIRRLLGTAPGDAGYIVTVARRGYRFVAPVARVPARPSDASNRAAPTPFSPVIRLAMPLPADAPLGPRAERVLAASPDGRTIVYVAAGSAGPRLYQRSLDGVDAIAVAATEGAGNPFFSPDGEWIGFTSGKQLLKVPTRGGPPQTICEIQAGEVRGATWLSTGAIVFAPGPAAALWRVSPDGGSPRPFTQLRFEAGERTHRWPHALPDGSGVLFTLGHADAGSFDEASLAVADLADPAHRIVLNHATDGRCWDSRTVMYGRQGALMAAAFEPSRRDVIGASVVVVAGVETSPTGAVHAACSETGVLVHAAGRAQVPAGSLLTLARDGRVLHARPCDDVVEEPRIAHDGRSAIVGRRGRGSDLWLYDRVRQAFRRVTFDGKSFAGIWGPGRDSITCSSSAGGVADLYCLEPDRGLDPRSLLRTEFDKVPGAWSPDGSALVYTEYHPKTGADIWVLIAATGATRPLVHTRYNEFGPTFSPDGRHLAYTSDESGRPEVYVVSLPDASDKCQISTDGGAEPIWSPDGQELFYRVGHRMMHVDVRGGPHRAGVPATLFEHRHVPGALTGLANYDVAADAGAFLIVVEQEAPTTMMLQVTISPPGLPWAGGIARPE; this comes from the coding sequence ATGGGCAAGCCTTCTGAGTCGCTGTACCAATTCGGACCGTTCTGCCTCGATGGCCTGCGCCGCACGCTTTCCCGCAACGGCGAGCGAGTGCCGATGACGGCGCGCACCTTTGACGTGCTGCTTGCCCTCGTGGAGCGGCCCGGCCAAACGGTCGAAAAGGACGAACTCCTTCGGATTGTGTGGCCCGACGCCGTTGTCGAGGAGGCGAATCTCACGCAGCAGGTGTTTACGATTCGGCGGCTCCTCGGTACGGCTCCCGGTGACGCCGGGTACATCGTGACGGTGGCGCGACGTGGTTACCGGTTCGTGGCGCCGGTGGCGCGCGTCCCGGCTCGGCCATCAGACGCGTCGAATCGCGCGGCGCCGACGCCATTCTCGCCGGTCATCCGGCTGGCAATGCCGCTGCCGGCCGATGCGCCGCTCGGGCCCAGGGCCGAGCGCGTATTAGCCGCCTCCCCCGACGGCCGGACGATCGTCTATGTTGCCGCCGGTTCGGCGGGCCCCCGCCTGTATCAACGGAGCCTGGACGGCGTCGACGCGATCGCGGTTGCGGCGACGGAAGGCGCTGGCAATCCATTCTTCTCGCCGGATGGTGAGTGGATCGGGTTCACGAGTGGCAAACAGCTGCTGAAAGTTCCAACCCGCGGCGGACCGCCGCAGACCATCTGTGAGATTCAGGCAGGCGAGGTCCGCGGCGCGACGTGGCTTTCCACCGGCGCGATCGTCTTTGCCCCGGGGCCCGCGGCGGCACTGTGGCGAGTGTCGCCGGACGGGGGCAGCCCGCGCCCGTTCACGCAACTGCGATTCGAGGCTGGCGAGCGAACGCACCGGTGGCCGCACGCGCTGCCTGACGGAAGCGGTGTGCTGTTCACCCTCGGTCATGCCGACGCAGGCTCGTTCGACGAGGCGAGCCTCGCGGTGGCGGACCTTGCTGACCCAGCCCATCGCATCGTGCTCAACCACGCGACCGATGGCCGTTGTTGGGATTCGCGCACCGTGATGTATGGCCGTCAGGGGGCGTTGATGGCCGCGGCATTCGAGCCGTCCAGACGCGACGTGATCGGAGCGTCGGTCGTGGTTGTGGCCGGAGTTGAAACCTCGCCAACCGGCGCGGTTCACGCCGCGTGCTCGGAAACGGGAGTTCTCGTGCACGCCGCGGGTCGCGCACAAGTTCCGGCCGGCTCGCTCCTGACGCTGGCACGAGATGGAAGGGTGCTGCACGCGAGGCCTTGCGACGACGTCGTTGAGGAGCCCAGGATCGCTCATGATGGCCGCTCCGCAATTGTCGGTCGTCGTGGACGCGGATCGGATCTGTGGCTCTACGACCGTGTTCGCCAGGCGTTCAGACGGGTGACGTTCGACGGGAAATCATTTGCCGGGATTTGGGGTCCGGGTCGGGACTCGATCACGTGTAGCTCCAGCGCCGGGGGCGTCGCGGATCTCTATTGTCTGGAACCCGATCGCGGCCTCGATCCGCGGTCTCTCCTACGGACAGAATTTGACAAGGTGCCCGGTGCGTGGTCGCCCGACGGGTCAGCGCTCGTCTACACCGAGTACCACCCGAAGACCGGTGCCGATATCTGGGTCCTGATCGCCGCCACCGGAGCGACGCGACCGCTGGTGCACACGAGGTATAACGAGTTTGGGCCGACGTTTTCGCCCGACGGGCGGCATCTCGCGTATACCAGCGATGAATCCGGCCGGCCGGAGGTCTACGTCGTGTCGCTCCCTGATGCGTCGGACAAGTGCCAGATCTCCACGGACGGCGGGGCGGAGCCGATCTGGTCTCCTGACGGGCAGGAGTTGTTCTACCGTGTCGGTCACCGCATGATGCATGTCGACGTGCGCGGCGGGCCCCACCGGGCCGGTGTGCCCGCCACGCTGTTCGAGCATCGGCACGTGCCCGGCGCTCTGACCGGTCTCGCGAACTACGACGTGGCGGCCGACGCGGGCGCGTTCCTGATCGTGGTCGAGCAGGAGGCGCCGACGACGATGATGCTGCAGGTCACGATCAGCCCGCCAGGTTTGCCATGGGCGGGAGGAATCGCCCGTCCGGAGTGA
- a CDS encoding ATP-binding protein: MAGLTLEDLPRGISRLRNRVIGRTFHALGLIEQWGSGIQRMTAACRDAGLAPPTLEEIGNRFRVTLWLKQVSATALDQTEQAILASLSDGTGRVTSEVAKAIGLTPRATRTRMVRLVERGLVREVGTSPQDPKRRYFLSS; encoded by the coding sequence GTGGCAGGGCTCACCCTGGAAGATTTGCCGCGAGGGATTTCCCGATTGCGAAATCGCGTGATCGGCCGCACTTTTCACGCGCTGGGTCTGATCGAGCAATGGGGCAGCGGCATTCAGCGCATGACTGCTGCCTGCCGCGATGCTGGGCTGGCACCGCCGACGCTCGAGGAGATCGGCAACCGATTCAGGGTGACGCTGTGGCTCAAGCAAGTCAGCGCCACGGCGCTCGACCAGACGGAGCAGGCCATCCTTGCCTCCCTCAGCGACGGCACTGGGCGCGTGACCAGCGAGGTCGCGAAGGCGATCGGCCTGACGCCGCGCGCCACGCGCACGCGCATGGTTCGACTGGTGGAGCGTGGGCTGGTTCGTGAGGTCGGCACCAGCCCTCAGGACCCCAAGCGACGGTATTTTCTCTCGAGCTGA
- a CDS encoding DUF4242 domain-containing protein produces MAVYMVERDLAGITMTALGGAQQAAITTSQRFTADGTPVRYIRSTFVPGESRCMCLFDAQSADDVRKVNEAAKLPFTRIVEALDLTPAS; encoded by the coding sequence ATGGCTGTTTACATGGTGGAACGGGACCTCGCGGGGATCACGATGACCGCACTCGGGGGCGCCCAGCAGGCTGCGATCACGACGTCGCAGCGCTTCACGGCCGATGGCACGCCCGTGCGGTACATCCGAAGCACGTTTGTACCTGGCGAGTCACGGTGCATGTGCCTGTTCGACGCGCAGAGCGCCGACGACGTGCGGAAGGTGAACGAGGCGGCAAAGCTGCCGTTCACGCGGATCGTCGAAGCGCTTGATCTCACGCCCGCATCATAG
- a CDS encoding PQQ-binding-like beta-propeller repeat protein: MMKRAVMPGRTGAVAWVGLIVVLAAVTAACRGRDQPPAQGGTGAPSAAQGAASSAAEPNDAVGAVTDELLREGHRARTATWPTYGGDWGQTRYSPLAQINRSTVKRLRPAWIAQTGIVGSFENTPVVLGREMYVSTPGEGGVQRVIRLDSTTGEVTWQVGVQGKAASDQAATEDLHLPTHFGPNRGVAVYGTRVYVGTLNGTLLALDRATGQKAFEVKTASPRLTGAPVAARGLIIQGISFVDRGMVQAFDANTGALSWTWHAIPSPEEGGWWGDFVETMPGNPAISLNRDIAWEKANRERLRDGWKTGGASAPMTPTVDAARGLVYVATGGPDPTAFPPPSEPHPGDMRWTNSVCALRIEDGSMVWCYQFLPHDIWGASGPTPPILFNLVRDGRAQDVVGKFTGMANLYVLDAEKGTLVTRSDNYMPVSGTVGGVAGANIMPGGVAGTIWSPGAYSQDTGLLYSVNQRIEGYFLPREQRRGNERFGSVAAVNPATGKVAWTQRTDQPLAGGVLATAGGLVFAGRTSGWFDAYDAATGERVWSFRMGAGCNSAPMTYQVGGRQYVALSCGGHGLLDPQGGDTVVAFALPD; this comes from the coding sequence ATGATGAAACGGGCGGTGATGCCGGGTCGCACGGGCGCGGTCGCCTGGGTTGGCCTGATCGTGGTACTCGCAGCTGTTACGGCCGCATGCCGGGGTCGGGACCAGCCGCCGGCTCAGGGCGGCACCGGTGCACCTTCAGCAGCACAGGGCGCGGCGTCCTCGGCGGCTGAGCCGAACGATGCAGTGGGCGCGGTGACCGATGAGTTGCTTCGCGAGGGGCATCGTGCACGGACCGCCACCTGGCCCACGTATGGCGGCGATTGGGGCCAGACGCGCTACTCGCCTCTCGCGCAGATCAATCGCAGCACCGTAAAGCGGCTGCGGCCCGCCTGGATCGCGCAGACCGGTATCGTCGGGTCATTCGAGAACACGCCCGTCGTGCTCGGCCGTGAGATGTATGTCAGCACGCCCGGAGAAGGCGGCGTGCAGCGGGTCATCCGCCTCGATTCGACGACCGGCGAAGTTACCTGGCAAGTGGGCGTGCAGGGCAAAGCGGCAAGCGATCAGGCGGCCACCGAAGATCTGCACCTGCCCACGCACTTCGGGCCCAATCGGGGCGTGGCCGTGTATGGCACCCGCGTTTACGTCGGGACCCTCAACGGCACGCTGTTGGCGCTGGACCGTGCGACGGGGCAGAAGGCTTTCGAGGTGAAGACCGCATCGCCACGCCTCACGGGTGCGCCGGTCGCCGCTCGCGGCCTCATTATTCAAGGCATCTCGTTCGTGGACCGGGGCATGGTGCAGGCGTTCGACGCGAACACCGGCGCATTGAGCTGGACCTGGCATGCGATCCCGTCGCCCGAGGAGGGCGGCTGGTGGGGCGATTTCGTGGAGACCATGCCGGGGAATCCCGCCATCAGCCTCAACCGCGACATCGCGTGGGAGAAGGCCAACCGTGAGCGGTTGCGGGACGGCTGGAAGACCGGGGGGGCCAGCGCGCCGATGACGCCGACGGTGGACGCCGCGCGCGGACTGGTGTACGTGGCCACAGGCGGACCCGATCCCACGGCCTTTCCACCGCCGTCCGAGCCGCATCCGGGCGACATGCGCTGGACCAACTCGGTGTGTGCGCTCCGCATCGAAGACGGCTCGATGGTCTGGTGCTATCAGTTTCTGCCGCATGACATTTGGGGCGCATCGGGTCCGACGCCGCCCATCCTGTTCAACCTCGTCCGTGATGGACGCGCGCAGGACGTCGTGGGCAAATTCACCGGCATGGCCAACCTCTACGTGCTGGATGCGGAGAAGGGCACCCTGGTCACGCGGTCCGACAACTACATGCCGGTGAGCGGCACGGTGGGTGGCGTCGCGGGGGCCAACATTATGCCGGGCGGCGTGGCGGGCACCATCTGGTCGCCCGGCGCCTACAGCCAGGACACTGGACTGCTCTATTCGGTGAACCAGCGCATCGAGGGTTACTTCCTGCCGCGCGAACAGCGGCGCGGCAACGAACGCTTTGGCAGCGTGGCCGCCGTCAACCCCGCGACGGGGAAGGTGGCGTGGACGCAGCGCACGGACCAGCCCCTGGCGGGCGGCGTCCTGGCCACGGCCGGCGGACTGGTGTTCGCGGGCCGAACGTCGGGCTGGTTCGACGCGTATGACGCCGCCACGGGCGAGCGCGTATGGAGCTTCCGGATGGGGGCGGGCTGCAACTCCGCGCCGATGACCTACCAGGTGGGCGGGCGGCAGTACGTGGCACTCTCGTGCGGTGGCCACGGGTTGCTGGACCCGCAGGGGGGCGACACGGTCGTGGCGTTTGCCCTGCCCGACTGA
- a CDS encoding GNAT family N-acetyltransferase → MRIRRALEGDIAAMHAIRLSVRENQLDDPGSVLPHHYQAFLTDDGRGWVAEIDGRIAGFAVADRVHASVWALFVDPTFEGQGIGRRLHQTMIDWLFETGAEQIWLSTSPDTRAERFYIAAGWQPAGLASGEACYILSRKAPTA, encoded by the coding sequence ATGCGTATCCGCCGGGCATTGGAGGGCGACATCGCCGCGATGCACGCCATTCGGCTCAGCGTGCGCGAGAATCAACTGGACGACCCCGGCTCGGTCTTGCCACACCACTACCAGGCCTTCCTGACCGACGATGGCCGCGGCTGGGTCGCGGAGATCGACGGTCGCATCGCCGGCTTTGCGGTTGCCGATCGCGTTCATGCGAGCGTCTGGGCGCTATTCGTGGATCCAACCTTCGAGGGGCAGGGAATCGGGCGGCGGCTGCATCAGACCATGATCGACTGGCTGTTTGAAACCGGCGCCGAGCAGATCTGGCTCAGCACGAGTCCCGACACCAGGGCCGAACGCTTCTACATTGCCGCGGGCTGGCAGCCGGCCGGCCTCGCAAGCGGTGAAGCCTGCTACATCTTGTCTAGAAAGGCTCCGACAGCGTGA